From Phenylobacterium montanum, the proteins below share one genomic window:
- a CDS encoding lytic transglycosylase domain-containing protein, whose product MAVESIKGAVEAAIQRASSATGVDFGFLLGAAKRESGYNPGAKAGSSTAAGLFQFVEQTWMSTLKKHGAKYGYARYADLIQQGSDGRYRIDGAEARKAVMDLRFDPHAASLMAGELTSDHAAYLRGRVGRNPTAGELYAAHFLGPQGSAKLIEAVQTSPNTKAASLFPEAAASNHSIFYRDGHAATVGELYANLTHASSGEPAHFSAVAQQAAPSQDQGFLQYASARRLDRTAQEEAMIEMVLRGPQMPDMSGSGGGSGVANSLFSADMLRVLSDARHGRSSGG is encoded by the coding sequence ATGGCCGTGGAATCAATCAAGGGCGCCGTGGAAGCGGCCATCCAGCGCGCGTCGAGCGCGACCGGGGTGGACTTCGGCTTCCTCTTGGGCGCCGCCAAGCGCGAGAGCGGCTATAATCCCGGGGCCAAGGCCGGCTCGTCAACGGCTGCGGGCCTGTTCCAGTTCGTCGAGCAGACCTGGATGTCGACGCTGAAGAAGCACGGCGCCAAGTACGGCTACGCCCGCTACGCCGACCTGATCCAGCAGGGATCGGACGGCCGCTACCGCATTGACGGCGCCGAGGCGCGCAAGGCGGTGATGGACCTGCGCTTCGATCCGCACGCCGCCTCTCTGATGGCCGGCGAGCTGACCTCGGACCATGCGGCCTATCTGCGCGGGCGGGTGGGGCGCAACCCCACCGCCGGCGAGCTCTACGCCGCCCACTTCCTGGGGCCGCAGGGCTCGGCCAAGCTGATCGAGGCGGTGCAGACCAGCCCGAACACCAAGGCCGCTTCGCTGTTCCCCGAGGCCGCCGCTTCCAACCACAGCATCTTCTATCGCGACGGCCACGCCGCCACGGTGGGCGAGCTCTACGCCAACCTGACCCACGCCTCGTCCGGCGAGCCGGCGCACTTCTCGGCCGTGGCCCAGCAGGCGGCGCCCAGCCAGGACCAGGGTTTCCTGCAATACGCCTCGGCCCGCCGCCTGGACCGCACGGCCCAGGAGGAGGCGATGATCGAGATGGTGCTGCGCGGGCCGCAGATGCCCGACATGAGCGGCTCCGGCGGCGGGTCCGGCGTCGCCAACTCCCTGTTTTCGGCGGACATGCTGCGCGTGTTATCCGACGCCCGCCACGGCCGCAGCAGCGGCGGCTGA
- a CDS encoding TonB family protein: protein MIAVSSNPGGFDFMRAIDKPQRRKLSRTAVLGIGASVLFHVAVLGSLYLIKVEYGKESAQPDDPPPVVLTRTQLLPPDPAPQPVTQNRVVTPHPTPELPADAKVVTIPIPPQVDQHLVETGPVEIARYTPPQPPSTGPKSITDPTWISRPNGDQLTRFYPPAALEQGRTGLAVLSCTVNAGGRPMACRVVQETPAGAGFGPAAVKLSAFFRMSPRTEDGEAVDGGVVQIPIRFSLDE from the coding sequence ATGATCGCGGTCAGTAGCAATCCTGGCGGCTTCGACTTCATGCGGGCCATAGACAAGCCGCAGCGCCGCAAGCTTTCGCGCACAGCTGTACTGGGTATCGGCGCCTCGGTGTTGTTTCACGTCGCCGTCCTTGGCTCCCTGTACCTGATCAAGGTGGAATATGGGAAAGAAAGCGCGCAGCCCGACGATCCGCCGCCTGTGGTCCTGACCAGGACCCAGCTCTTGCCGCCCGATCCCGCGCCGCAGCCCGTCACGCAAAATCGCGTCGTCACGCCGCACCCGACGCCAGAGCTGCCCGCCGACGCGAAGGTCGTCACCATTCCCATTCCGCCGCAGGTCGACCAACACCTGGTCGAAACCGGGCCGGTCGAGATCGCCAGGTACACGCCGCCGCAGCCGCCGAGCACCGGGCCGAAGTCCATCACCGACCCCACCTGGATCAGCCGGCCGAACGGCGACCAGCTCACCCGCTTCTATCCGCCGGCCGCCCTGGAGCAGGGCCGCACAGGCCTCGCGGTCCTCAGCTGCACCGTCAACGCCGGCGGCCGCCCCATGGCCTGCCGCGTGGTCCAGGAGACCCCCGCCGGCGCCGGCTTCGGCCCCGCCGCGGTCAAGCTCTCCGCCTTCTTCAGGATGAGCCCACGCACCGAGGACGGCGAGGCGGTGGACGGCGGCGTGGTGCAGATCCCGATCCGCTTCAGCCTGGACGAGTGA
- a CDS encoding glycosyltransferase, translating into MSTRDEIWLVDCSLFSAAYDFHLGSALAEGKRPIRLLARPIRPLEVPPPTDLIYDAYFYRATEPLMRMKNKWAQKVARMFKGLEHLSGLVRLTARVWRDRPLLVHLFWTTLPNADRIAIRMIQKVCPVLVTVHNSIPLHGHRPLFNTHDDYVRVYQQADLLIAHAENTKKVMLEWGLDPARIDMITHPPLHLQVGGAEEVQRKPGRFRVLLWGAVKRYKGVEDLVEAVIRARKIVPEIELHIVGKPFYDISETIQKVKDQGQEDHITFDLEFKTEEALDAEIRACDLMALPYHEIDASGAFSTSLGYQKAFIMSDVGYFSLLKVPDAVREHAFIQMRDIDALTRNLVTLATRADIYQANVDAFEEVNRSYSSWSEVGKSLNAIYDRVLAERGQGALQAPSPAQAVSG; encoded by the coding sequence ATGTCGACGCGTGACGAGATCTGGCTGGTCGATTGCTCGCTGTTCAGCGCGGCCTATGACTTCCATCTGGGATCGGCCCTGGCCGAGGGCAAGCGCCCGATCCGGCTCCTGGCCCGGCCCATTCGCCCGCTGGAGGTCCCGCCGCCCACCGACCTGATCTACGACGCCTATTTCTACCGCGCCACCGAACCCCTGATGCGGATGAAGAACAAGTGGGCGCAGAAGGTGGCGCGCATGTTCAAGGGGCTGGAGCACCTTTCCGGCCTGGTGCGTCTGACCGCGCGCGTCTGGCGCGACCGTCCGCTGCTGGTGCACCTGTTCTGGACCACCCTGCCCAACGCCGACCGCATCGCCATCCGCATGATCCAGAAGGTGTGCCCGGTGCTGGTGACGGTGCACAACTCGATCCCGCTGCACGGCCACCGGCCGCTGTTCAACACCCATGACGACTATGTGCGGGTCTATCAGCAGGCGGACCTTCTGATCGCCCACGCCGAAAACACCAAGAAGGTCATGTTGGAATGGGGCCTGGACCCCGCCCGTATCGACATGATCACCCACCCGCCCCTGCATTTGCAGGTCGGCGGCGCCGAAGAAGTCCAGCGCAAACCCGGCCGCTTCCGCGTGCTCTTGTGGGGCGCGGTCAAACGCTACAAGGGCGTGGAGGACCTGGTCGAGGCGGTGATCCGGGCGCGGAAGATCGTGCCGGAAATCGAGCTGCACATCGTCGGCAAACCCTTCTACGACATCAGTGAGACCATCCAGAAGGTGAAGGACCAGGGGCAGGAGGACCACATCACCTTCGACCTCGAGTTCAAGACCGAGGAGGCGCTGGACGCCGAGATCCGCGCCTGCGACCTGATGGCCCTGCCCTATCACGAGATCGACGCCAGCGGGGCCTTCTCCACCAGCCTGGGCTACCAGAAGGCCTTCATCATGAGCGATGTCGGCTATTTCTCGCTGCTCAAGGTGCCCGACGCGGTGCGCGAGCACGCCTTCATCCAGATGCGCGACATCGACGCTCTGACCCGCAACCTGGTCACCCTGGCGACCCGGGCGGACATCTACCAGGCCAATGTCGACGCCTTCGAAGAGGTCAACCGCTCCTATTCGAGCTGGAGCGAGGTCGGCAAGTCGCTGAACGCGATCTACGACCGCGTCCTCGCCGAGCGCGGCCAGGGCGCCCTGCAGGCCCCCAGCCCCGCCCAGGCGGTCAGCGGTTGA